DNA from Strigops habroptila isolate Jane chromosome 6, bStrHab1.2.pri, whole genome shotgun sequence:
TTCACTCAAAACTTCTTGGTCTATAAAACTGTAAACTGCTGGGTCGGCTAAGTTAGGCTGCGGGTTGAAGGGCATGCTGCCCGGGGCTGCTCCGGACGGGCAGGCTGGAGGCACGGcgtggagctgctgcctgggatTGCTCGTGTTCAACACAGAGTTGTACTTGTCAAAGTTCATACTGGTGCAGGTCATGTCGTCGGTCTCCATGTTGACGATGCCGGTGGTGGAGATGCTGGAGGAATGAGCCGGGTGAGCGATGCTGTTACTGGACACACTCTGCATGTCTGCCCCTGACACCGACACCGTGCCCAGCCCGTTCGTGCTGCTGAAATTCCGGTAGAAGCCCGAATCCTTCTCATCAGACCAGGTCAGAGCGTTGTCATggaaagctgggagggagccGCTGCCCTGGGCACCAGGCTGGGACAAGTCTGCCCCAAAGCTGTTCTGTGTGTGTGCCCCGAGCAGGCTGCCCGCTGCATTCGGGGTGCTGTACAGCGGCCAGCACGAGGACAGCGTGTCTTGCTTCCCCGGCGCCACCTGCGCCAGTGCATGGGGCATCTGGTTGCACACAGGGTAGATCTGACTAGAGTTGTCCAAGGCTCCCAACCCTGGCATCAGCAGTGAGGAGGAAAACATGTTTGGTTCTACGGGAAGGAAAGACGTGACTGCGTTTTAATGCCATTCTTTAtaggttttaaaattacaagTGGTAAAAAGCAAATCCAGTGTTGTTTTAGTAAGACCATATGTGCATTTGCACTTTTGTACTAGCTTAACTGCTCTACAGGGTGGACCCCAGGTTtctggagagaaggagaagacaAAAGACAGACTTCTCTCCAGAGAAGAGATCCAAGACAGCGATCCATCTCACCCCCCCATGGCAAGCACTAAAGGTGACAGCTACAATTAAGAACTGATGGGTTTAGTTTGTATTGTCAAAAGTACCAGTGTCTTAAAGGAAGAAACCCTCAAGAGAACATTAGAATTTCAAGCAAAGAGCAGGGAAGGCCAGCGACTGTTCTGCACTCCTCATTGCAAGAGAgatactgaggtgctggagcaggtccagagaagggcaacggagctggttcagggcctggagcacaagtgtgatgaggaacggctgagggacctgggggggtttagtctggacaagagaaggctcaggggggaccttatcgctgTCTACAagtgcctgacaggaggatggagccaggagggggctggtctctgctcccaggtaacaagtgatagaacaagaggaaacggcctcaagctgcgccagggcaggtttagatggagatgaggaacaattccttccccagagggtgctcaggcattggaacaggctgcccagggcagtcctggagtcaccgtccctgcaagtgttcacaccccgtgtagccgaggccctcagtgccatgggctagtggtggccttggcagtgctggggaacggttggtcttgatgatcttaaaggtcttttccaacccaattgattctgtgattctgtgactgagCATATGTTTGAAAGGCAGAACACAGAGAAGAATGGGTCACTATCTAAACTAAGGCTGAACTTCAAGATGAAGGTGGTGTAGCCCTCTCCTGTGCAAAGGGGAAGCTGCAGCATGGCTGAGGCTTTGAGAAGcatctggagaagaaagagacagGTACTGTCTTGGGAACTTCAGTGCCCCCCTAAAAATGCTCCAGCCCTTCCCCATGTCATCGGACATGAtcaatttcaaagcaaaaaccTACCTTTCTTAATCATCTTCCCTTCAGGAGGGACACCAGGGAACGGAGCCACTTTGGGCCTCTCTGACACACTTGATCCTGCGATGGAAGAAAGCGTTAAGTCAACACTGAACGTTTGCTTTTACATAAAGTAATTCCATCTCAATGCAAGTTCACCtaactaagaaaaaaaccaatattTTCCTTACCACAGTCCTTTATGAGCTTTTGCAAAGCCAGCGTTGATCTCTGCCTCTTTGCTTTGTTGCCATATGGATCTACAGagaaagggggagaagggaaaagggttATGTTCTCTTTGATATTAGCAAAGGAACTTTCTAAAACTTCTACTAGTGGCACCTAATTGTAGTAAGATCTATTTAAAGATACCTATTTCAGACATGACAGCAGTAATGGACCCAGACAGTGTTATTGACCATGATTCTTGATACTTTCATTGAAAGAGGGAACAAATTGGCTACTGTTACTtctaaaaccccaaaatctaCTTTGTAGAAGTAGCATTGTAGTAATTTTACTAATTAGGCTACTGCTGATTATCAACACGAGGTCTGCACTGATAATGGCTTTTCAGAAACTCAGCTAATTGGAGCCATACCCTTCTCATCTGGTAGGTATCTGAAATCCATGGGTTCACTGACTTCCTGGTCTGACGGTCTCCTCAGCTGCATCTTCACCGTGACGGGCTCGGTGATGTCTCTGAGGAACGGCGGCGTTCTGAACACAATCGCAACCTGACGGTGAACATCAGCTTGGGAGAAGGAACCTTTGGCCTCCCAGTTGTCCAAGACGAATCTGACTTCGATATCATCTGGTCCATTAGAAACAGAAGATGCTTGTTAAAGTGaagaactgaaaactgaaaacttgcagcagaaaaaagggagaaggggaacACAGAACGGAGTCTGACTCAGAATTCGGATGCAAAGTACATGACTTTAAAGGCACTGAGGTGCCTCTGAACCTGAAAGCTGAGCtataaaaccaaaccacccaCACAATGGTGTGCTGAAGGGCTTCAGTTCCCCTGCTAGAAAGTGGCAGTCCCAGCCATCTGGgacaaagggaaaggaaaaacctcGTCAAGATTACCTTTCTGAACTTTGTcacacagcagaaatatttcatctcCTCCCTTTACACTTCCACAGTTCTTGTTCACACGACAAATCCTCAGTTCTGCGGTGTTGGGAGCTCCTGGAAACAAACAGGCAAATCTGATGATGAAGAATTACAGTAACTTTGTCACTGCTGAAGATGGGGTGATGGAATTTAAGGTGTAAGAAGGGAAGGCAAGAACTGGAGAGTGTGACACCCCGAAATCCACATGAAACACGTGCTTCATACAGGGAATGCAGAAGCAGGGCTTGATGTTCCATGATCCTACAGTGCTCAGCCTCTCATCTCTGTGCCACTGGCTCCTAAACTACAGTCTCAAAATACTTCCCTGAATGATGTGATAGTGCTCGATGCTGCTGCCCCTTCGAGCTGGAGAACTCAAAGCAGATCCTGGAGTGACTGATCACTTGTTACAGTCATGGTTCTCTGGGCTAGCAAGTCAAG
Protein-coding regions in this window:
- the REL gene encoding proto-oncogene c-Rel isoform X1 gives rise to the protein MFCFSGGPEPYIEIFEQPRQRGMRFRYKCEGRSAGSIPGEHSTENNKTFPSIQILNYFGKVKIRTTLVTKNEPYKPHPHDLVGKDCRDGYYEAEFGPERRVLSFQNLGIQCVKKKDLKESISLRISKKINPFNVPEEQLHNIDEYDLNVVRLCFQAFLPDEHGNYTLALPPLISNPIYDNRAPNTAELRICRVNKNCGSVKGGDEIFLLCDKVQKDDIEVRFVLDNWEAKGSFSQADVHRQVAIVFRTPPFLRDITEPVTVKMQLRRPSDQEVSEPMDFRYLPDEKDPYGNKAKRQRSTLALQKLIKDCGSSVSERPKVAPFPGVPPEGKMIKKEPNMFSSSLLMPGLGALDNSSQIYPVCNQMPHALAQVAPGKQDTLSSCWPLYSTPNAAGSLLGAHTQNSFGADLSQPGAQGSGSLPAFHDNALTWSDEKDSGFYRNFSSTNGLGTVSVSGADMQSVSSNSIAHPAHSSSISTTGIVNMETDDMTCTSMNFDKYNSVLNTSNPRQQLHAVPPACPSGAAPGSMPFNPQPNLADPAVYSFIDQEVLSESRLSTNPIPNPPSSIADNQYYDTDGVHADELYQSFQFDSLLQSFNH
- the REL gene encoding proto-oncogene c-Rel isoform X2; its protein translation is MAGGPEPYIEIFEQPRQRGMRFRYKCEGRSAGSIPGEHSTENNKTFPSIQILNYFGKVKIRTTLVTKNEPYKPHPHDLVGKDCRDGYYEAEFGPERRVLSFQNLGIQCVKKKDLKESISLRISKKINPFNVPEEQLHNIDEYDLNVVRLCFQAFLPDEHGNYTLALPPLISNPIYDNRAPNTAELRICRVNKNCGSVKGGDEIFLLCDKVQKDDIEVRFVLDNWEAKGSFSQADVHRQVAIVFRTPPFLRDITEPVTVKMQLRRPSDQEVSEPMDFRYLPDEKDPYGNKAKRQRSTLALQKLIKDCGSSVSERPKVAPFPGVPPEGKMIKKEPNMFSSSLLMPGLGALDNSSQIYPVCNQMPHALAQVAPGKQDTLSSCWPLYSTPNAAGSLLGAHTQNSFGADLSQPGAQGSGSLPAFHDNALTWSDEKDSGFYRNFSSTNGLGTVSVSGADMQSVSSNSIAHPAHSSSISTTGIVNMETDDMTCTSMNFDKYNSVLNTSNPRQQLHAVPPACPSGAAPGSMPFNPQPNLADPAVYSFIDQEVLSESRLSTNPIPNPPSSIADNQYYDTDGVHADELYQSFQFDSLLQSFNH